One genomic segment of Cucurbita pepo subsp. pepo cultivar mu-cu-16 unplaced genomic scaffold, ASM280686v2 Cp4.1_scaffold000382, whole genome shotgun sequence includes these proteins:
- the LOC111785141 gene encoding oviduct-specific glycoprotein-like — translation MAKNNIVNAGYWFTQTNAHCPISKIDTNLYTHLFCGYANLNSQTYELSFSDSAKPLIHHFSSTVKENNSKVKTLLSIGGDHASADSFAAMAATSSNRASFIGSFICKAREGNFDGVDVQWVYPSCVEDMSNFEALIIECRNGVVKEAKESRQPRLILVATVFYSPYINDVPYPIQVIRRTLDWVNVIAYDIYTPTSSTNETGPSSAFYNPNKNSSSGYFGISKWVLLRTSQYWVISKNH, via the exons ATGGCCAAAAATAACATTGTGAATGCAGGCTATTGGTTCACCCAAACCAACGCCCACTGTCCCATTTCCAAAATTGATACCAATCTTTACACCCATCTCTTCTGTGGCTATGCTAATCTCAACTCCCAAACCTACGAACTCTCCTTCTCCGATTCAGCCAAGCCCCTTATTCATCACTTTTCTAGCACTGTCAAGGAAAACAACTCGAAGGTGAAGACCTTGCTGTCCATTGGAGGAGACCATGCGAGTGCTGATAGCTTTGCAGCCATGGCGGCCACTTCTTCAAATCGTGCATCTTTTATTGGAAGCTTCATTTGTAAGGCCAGAGAGGGTAACTTTGATGGGGTGGATGTTCAGTGGGTGTACCCTTCTTGTGTGGAGGACATGTCCAATTTTGAAGCTCTCATCATTGAGTGTCGTAATGGCGTTGTCAAAGAAGCTAAGGAGTCTCGTCAGCCACGATTGATCCTTGTTGCTACGGTGTTTTACTCGCCTTATATAAATGACGTTCCTTATCCAATTCAAGTCATCCGAAGAACTTTGGATTGGGTTAATGTGATTGCTTATGATATCTACACTCCTACTTCCTCCACCAATGAAACTGGACCTTCCTCAGCGTTTTATAATCCAAACAAAAACTCCTCCTCTGGTTACTTTG GAATTTCCAAGTGGGTTTTGCTTAGAACGTCTCAATATTGGGTGATCTCTAAGAATCAT
- the LOC111785138 gene encoding acidic mammalian chitinase-like → MDELIRQNKFANVTEFVNAGYWLASTDDRLPAANIDATLFTHLFAGYAQLNSDTYQVTIDPSQLILLNQFSPTVRLSNPDVKTLLSIAADAAVFAAMAADPTNRDAFIKSSIAAARGGGFDGLDLQWLYPSSQEEMGNFKTLIHSWHQAVVDDATSLSLPQLLLVATVSNLPYLQSNIQYPADAINQKLDWVNLLSYDFYTPDSNRAATGPSSAFHNPKANALSANFGIRSWAQSLHNLPHKKIVFGIPFHGWAWKLFNSHQHTLFAKADGAATGEYIGPHGQIFYSDVQKFIEDNQAGVEDKDKSYLVAYTYFETTWITYESDYTIADKIALAKADKVLGYFAFNIAADDASNTLANAAKSNW, encoded by the exons atGGATGAGCTAATAAGACAAAACAAA TTTGCGAATGTGACCGAGTTTGTGAATGCTGGGTACTGGCTTGCGAGCACCGACGACAGGCTCCCGGCTGCCAACATCGACGCTACACTCTTCACCCATCTCTTCGCTGGCTACGCTCAACTCAACTCTGATACCTACCAAGTCACCATCGATCCTTCACAGCTCATCCTCCTCAATCAGTTTTCTCCAACCGTCAGACTCAGTAACCCTGACGTCAAGACTCTGTTGTCCATTGCAGCAGACGCCGCCGTCTTCGCCGCAATGGCTGCAGACCCTACAAACCGCGATGCCTTCATCAAGTCCTCCATTGCTGCAGCCAGAGGCGGTGGGTTCGATGGCCTCGACCTCCAGTGGCTATACCCTTCTTCTCAGGAAGAAATGGGGAACTTCAAAACCTTGATCCATTCGTGGCACCAAGCGGTGGTGGACGATGCCACCAGTTTAAGCCTCCCGCAGCTGCTCCTGGTGGCCACAGTCTCCAATCTTCCCTATCTTCAGAGCAACATTCAATACCCAGCTGATGCAATCAACCAAAAGCTGGACTGGGTGAACCTCCTCTCTTATGACTTTTACACCCCTGACTCCAACAGGGCTGCCACAGGGCCATCCTCTGCCTTCCACAATCCCAAGGCCAATGCCCTTTCTGCTAATTTTGGGATCAGGTCGTGGGCGCAGAGCCTCCACAATCTGCCTCACAAGAAAATCGTGTTTGGAATTCCCTTCCACGGGTGGGCTTGGAAGCTTTTCAACTCTCACCAGCACACCCTGTTTGCTAAAGCGGATGGAGCCGCCACCGGAGAATACATTGGTCCACACGGCCAAATCTTCTACTCCGATGTGCAGAAATTTATAGAGGACAATCAGGCTGGTGTTGAGGACAAGGACAAGAGCTATCTTGTTGCCTACACTTATTTTGAGACAACCTGGATTACCTACGAAAGTGATTACACCATTGCCGACAAGATTGCACTCGCAAAGGCCGACAAGGTGCTTGGTTACTTTGCTTTCAACATTGCAGCCGATGACGCCTCTAACACTCTTGCTAATGCCGCCAAATCCAATTGGTGA